Proteins encoded by one window of Gemmatimonas aurantiaca:
- the gatC gene encoding Asp-tRNA(Asn)/Glu-tRNA(Gln) amidotransferase subunit GatC: MSVTPDDVRHVATLARLGLDEQRIPALVGELNGILAHMDVLQQVDVSGVPLTPPDQAAPLRPDARPADALQRTRESFAPAMRDGFFLVPRLTTHGAQGASADEGDAA; encoded by the coding sequence ATGTCGGTGACACCGGATGATGTGCGGCACGTGGCGACACTCGCCCGCCTTGGACTCGACGAGCAGCGCATTCCGGCGCTCGTCGGGGAGTTGAACGGCATTCTCGCGCACATGGATGTGCTGCAGCAGGTGGATGTGTCCGGCGTACCGCTCACCCCGCCCGACCAGGCGGCACCGCTGCGCCCGGATGCGCGACCGGCCGATGCGCTGCAACGCACCCGCGAGTCGTTCGCGCCGGCCATGCGTGATGGATTCTTCCTCGTGCCGCGATTGACCACGCACGGCGCGCAGGGGGCCTCGGCCGATGAGGGCGACGCCGCATGA